From the genome of Marinicella rhabdoformis:
AAAACTGCCATCTATCTGTTGTACGTAACTGATGATTTTTTGAGACTCAACGTTTGTGGCTATGAGGTCTGGTCTGTTGTCGTCATTGAGGTCCTTACTGATGATGCGGTAAAGACCTACTTCGTTTTCATCTATGATTTGTTGTGGAAAGTTTAAATCTGAACCTGTAACCGCTTGACCATGATTCAAATAGGCTCTGATACTTCCATCATCAATGGATATTGATACCACATCTATTAAGCCATCGCTATTCAGGTCAACAGTAATCGAATCAACAATCCCAACTTGCGATGGGCCATGAATGTTGGTCACTTCCCACTGATGGCTGACATCAATAACAGGAGGGTTTTCTTTGGCTTGAGAATGTGCGTGATTGGTAGCGTGTAAGACAGTCACAATCAATAACATCAAATGTTTAATGTTCATGATATTGATTGTGTCAAATTTACCTGACTTTTACTAAAGGTTTAGTTAATTTTTTTGAAGCGCTTCAATGGGATCGAGTTCTGCTGCTTGTTTCGCTGGATAGTAACCAAATACCACACCTGTGAGCAAACAAACACCAACGGCCAAAACAATGGCAAAAGGGCTCCAAGCCACTGGCCAGTCAGCAAATGATTGAATCAAAAAGGAGAGCACTACGCCCATGACGATGCCGAGCACCGCCCCTGCGGCCGCAATGGTGGCACTTTCGATCAAAAATTGGTTTTTGATGTCGGCTTTTCTGGCGCCTAAAGCGCGCAATAAACCAATTTCCTTGGTGCGTTCTAATACCGTTGCCAGCATGATGTTCATGATACCAATACCACCAACCAACAGTGAAATACCCGCAATACTCGACATCACGATGGTGAAGATTTGTTGCGTTTGATTTTGTTGATTCAACAAAGACGCAGGAACGATAATCTGGTAGTCATCAATGTTGCCGTGACGCCGTTTTAACAGTTTATCAATGGCCAATGAAGCCACTTGGGGTTTAATTGACTCATCCAAACCCACTCGAATGGTGTCAATTTGACTTTCTAAGGTTTCATATTTCAAACGCTTAAATGCTGTCTCTAAGGGTAAGAATACTTGATTATGCTCAGCACCTAATTTGATACCTTGAATTTCATCTTTTGATAAATCATCCTTTTGTAGCACACCAATCACCTCAAGCCACAAGTGGTTCACTTTGATGTTTTGGCCAATTGGATCTTGGTCTGGAAATAAGTGGGCAGCCATTTCAGATCCTATGACAGCCACTTGACGGAAACGGGTGTTGTCTTCTTCTGTAAATAAAGCGCCTTTGCCAATTTGTAAATTGGCCATCTCAAAACAAGCCGGAGATATGGCTTTAACCGAACCATCCGAATTGGCATGCGGTGAAAATAAGCTCCAAGTTTTCACCGTTTTCTCACCACAAGATTTGTTAATGAATGGCAGGCTTTCAGCCAGTGCTTTGATGTCGTTACTGTGTAACCCCAATGTGTCTTCACGAATTTCACGTAAAGATTCAGTATCAAACTGCTTTTCCTCTATCACCAAGTTACGTAAGCCCATTTTTTCAATTAAACGCGTGGCTTCCGCTTGGGCTCCTTCACCAATACTCAGCATGGCTATGACTGCTCCTACACCAAACACCATTCCCAATAGGGTTAATAAAGTCCGCAGCTTGTGGTGAAGCATTTCCGAAACTGCATGTTGTAAGTTGATTTTCAACGTATTCATGTTCGTTCGCTCCCTTTGCCTTCATCTGGCTCACTTAATGCGATGATTTGACCACCCTTCAACCCTTTTGTCACGGTACACAAAGTGGCACTACAGAACCCTGTTTCTATAGGCTGTCTGACAAATTTTTTCCCTTCTTGTAGATAGACCCAAACGGCCCCGTCTAAACGAAATATTGTTTGTATTGGCACCACCAATCCTTTGGGTTCTTTGATCACACTGATCACCGCAGAAAGCCGCTGACCAGGCTTTAATACTTCGGGGTTTTGTTCATTAATATTCACCATTACGGTAAAATATTTAACTGGATTATCTCGCTCTTTGGGCTGAGCAGTTTTGCTGATTGATGTCACCTCACCAGTCAAAGACAAATCAGGTTTCGCATGCAAGTGTAAACTGACAACCAAGCCCTCTTTGATACCAATTGCCTCCACTTCTGGTACAAAAATTTTGGCTTGCATTTCACTCAAGTCAGGCAAGGAGCCTAATTTTCCACCAGGGAATACCGCTTTTCCGGGCTCTGGTAAAGAGCCGTCCCAACTGGGCTCTAATACGAACAAGCCATCATGAGGCGCAACCACTTCCAATGCACTTAAACTGGCTTGGTTCATCGCCAACTTGCCTTGTTGTACTTTTTGTTCACTTTCCAAGACTTCAATTTCAGCTGCCGACTTGTCTACGTAATTTTTCTCTACTTTGTCTATGTGTTCAGCTTTGGCTTCTAAAAATTGTTCATTGTCAGCTGCATCAATCATTTCTATTTTGGTGTAAAGCAGTGGATCATCTATGTTGAATTGTTTAGCCAACTCATGCTCATAATCAATCACCTGTGATTCGGCACCAAAACTGTATTTGCTGTTGTCGATTTCTCGGTCTTTGGACATCATGGAATACATTAACTTTTGAATCTCATAGGCTGATTCTTCAGCCTCCAATTGAAAACTGGTACCATCAAACCTGGCCACCACATCACCTTTTTTTACGGCTGAAAACTGCGGCAAGATCCAAGCCAATGTTTGCGGTCTTCGGGTCGCAGCAGGCGCGGTCAAAGCGGTCGATTTTACGGCTTCCAACTCACCTTCAGATTTGATTGAAAAATGAACGGGTGACTCGTTTATAACGATGCTTGGCGTCACAACCGCCTCCTCTTGTTTACAAGCTACTAACACCAATATACAACTAATAATGATTAAACGCTTCATGAATCACCCGTCATAATGGTTGCTTTAATGCTCATGCCTGGTCTCATGATGTCTAGATTAGTGGCATCAATTGCCACCTCAGCATCCAGAATTTTAGAAGGTTGAAATTTTGACTTGGTTCGAACCACCTTAGATAAAGACTTAATTTCACCGTCAAAGCTTAAGTCAGGATAAGCGTCCATTGTAAACTTTACCTTTTGACCCTCTTCTACTTTTGACATGTCATTTTCTTTGATTTCCAGTTTCGCTGTGATGTTTTCTAAATCAGCCACTTGTGTGACACGTGCACCACCCCAAACCGAGTCACCCACCGCATATTTATTTTTAGAATGGTCAGTTTGATGCATCACAATACCTTTGCGTTTTGACATGATGCGCATGGATTGTATCGAGCCATTTAATTCCGCCACCTCTGCTTTTAACTTGGTTATGCGTGCGTTTAAAATATCTTCTTCCGTTTGTAACTTTTCTTTGGTTAATTGCATGTCAGTCAATGCATGCTGGTATTGCAGTTTTGCTAATTCATGCTTCAATTGATTTTCTTCATATTCATTCAATGCCACAACACTTTTGGGCAATTCTGCTTTACGCATGGCTTTGTCCAGTAACATTTTCTTTTCTTCTATTGCCAAAGTCTTATCCTGTAGCGTTTCTACTTCTGCAACTTTGGCTTTTTTTAACTCACTGAGTTTGATCTCCAACTCGCCATTCTTGTCCATCAGCCGTTCTCTTAATTGATCTGTTTTGAACATCAAGACAGGTTGGCCTGGGTTTACTTGACTCCCATCCGGTGCCATAAAAGCAATGGTGTATTGCCAAATCCTGCGTATCTTCGGAGGTGAATAACTGTCAGTTTCTACAGCCAATAATTCACCATTGGCCTTTATTTCACCCGCCGATAAGTAACCACTGAAACACAGCACTAACATTAAGCAAATGTTTTTCATGACTTCACCTCATCTGTAATCGCAACTTGCGCACTCATCCCTGGTAAGAGTGGCAAGTCATCGGCGTCCAGTAGTTCAATATCAATTTCATAATACAGGCCATTGCCCCAATCTTTTTTGTCATGCCCTCCTGAAGAAATCATGTTGATTTTTCCATCACTGGAAACGTTTGGTAAAGCATCAAACTTCACCATTACTTCTTGATTCAATGTGATGTTTTCAACATCAATGGCATTAATCCATGCCTTGACTTTCATGCCTTCTTTTTTAGATATCTTAAGCACTTCCATACCTGTTTGAACTTGATCTCCTGCTTGATATTTGCTTCCTGTCCAGGGGTGTGATGAATAAATAACATATCCAGACTGTTCGGCATTAATCGTTAAACCTGCTAATCGGTTTTTCCAATAATCCAGTTCATCTTTCTTTTGTTTCATGCCAAGCACAATTTCTTCTTTTTTCTCAACCATCTCCTTTTTCAAGGCTTGCAGCTTATTGCGGTTGTCCGCTAGTGTTTTATTGGCTTTTTTTAAGGTCAATTGCCTTTCTTTGTATTCAAGCTCTCCGATAAAATTGACAGGAACTTGGGCTTTTAATTCAGCCACCTTTTTATCAACAATGGCCTTTTCGTAAGCTAAATCCGCATTGTTTAATTCTATTTTTAATTGAATCACATCTCGATCAGAACTCGCTTCAAATACATCAAGCTGCTCCTTTTTACTCTCAATGGTACTGTCCAGTTCACTGCCATCAATGCGTGCAACAAAATCACCGGGCTTAACAAAACTGCCCTCTTCTACCAGCTCACTGACCTTGCCTTGAAATGACCTGACTAATGGCATCACAACATGTTGAGTTTCACTGGACTCCACAACGCCGGTTACCAATAAGCCTGATTGACAGCAAGATGACACCAATAAACCTAAAAACATTATTTTTTTCATGCCACTATCTTCCCATCTAAAAAGTGAATCGTACGACCTGCATTTTCTGCGATTTCTGGCTCATGCGTGACCATCACTATGGTTTGACCCGCTTTATTCAAATCAGTTAGCAAATCAATAATTTGTTGGGAAATGGCCGAATCTAAATTACCAGTAGGCTCATCCGCCAATAACACTTCAGGTTGGTTAATTAATGAACGTGCAATTGCCACACGCTGTATTTGTCCTCCAGACATTTCATTCGGCATGTGGTGTACTCGTTCTCCCAAACCCACTTGTGTCAAAAGCTCTTTAGCCCTTTGTTCACCACCTTGTTGTTTGGTTTCTGATGCATATCGCAATGGTACCATGACATTTTCCAAGGCTGTTAATCTAGGCAACAAGTGAAAGCCTTGAAACACAAAGCCAATGTGATCATTACGGATTTGTGATAACTCATCATCATTCAATACACTGACGTCTTTACCCGCCAGTTGATATTGGCCTGATGTCGGCTTATCCATACAGCCCAATATATTGAGCATGGTTGACTTTCCGGACCCAGATCGACCCATAATGGCAACAAACTCACCTTGATCAATATTTAAATCAACATGGTTCAATGCGGTGATGGTTTCACCCTGAGTCTTATATATTTTTGTTATTTGTTTGAGGTTTAGCATAGCCTAAGCAGTTTATTAGAACTTGTTTGACAACACATTATGCCAAAAGTCACATCTATTTTTTGTGAAAACGCAATTCAGGGAATACAACGCTCTAAAACTAAAGATAATGACAACAACCAAGGGCTGTCTTGAGGAATTAAACGATGGGCAACCCAAGGCGATATGATTGTCCAAAGGCCGATGGTAAATATAAATATTGCGGCTACCGACTGTCCTTTGTTTTGCCAGCGTTTTAGTGCATTTTGACTGATTAAGAGCGGCATAACAGTACCCAGACCAAATGTAAACATAAACAAGCCACCTTGCCATGCACTTCCCGTTGTTGCAGCTACCAGCAGCATGCCATAGAGTAAACCACAAGGCAACAGACCCCATAACAAGCCTTTATACCACTGCACTTTCGCAGTTTGTTGTTGGTTTAAGTAAGACAGCTTTTGACTTGCTTTGTGCCAAAGTGGTATTTCAAATTTAATCGCCATGGCTGTACTTTTTAACCACAAGGCCAAACCCGTTAACAGTAAAGCCACACCCATCAGTGTTCTGAGAACTAAGGTAAACAATGCGCCATCAAGTTGAAGAGACGCCCCTTGAATGACACCCGCAAACAACAAACCCAATAAACTGTAAGTGCATATTCTGCCAAAATGGGTCATTGTTAAGTTTTTAGGGGTGTTTTTTTGACAAATGACTGAACACAGGCCGCCACACATGACAATGCAGTGAAACCCTGAAAACAATCCAATAACAAAAGGCGTCAAAACCCACATGACTACTCCTTGGGTGGCGAACCGTCTTGATTTTGGTCAGCCTTTTCATCTATGCTTTTAACATGATCTTCAGTGAAATCTTCAGCTGGATCGTCTTTTAAAATTGACATCGCTGGGCTGTCTAGGTCATCAAATTGATCACTGTTTATGGCCCAAAAAAAAGCCCATAAAGCGACACCAGCTAACACCAAACTCAACAATACCAATATCACTACCATGTTCATTATGAGACTCCTAAAACGCGCCTTGAATTCAAAACCACCAACAACGATGAAGCCGACATGCCTATAGCAGCTACCCAAGGTGGCAGCAAGCCCATCATGGCTGCTGGGGTGATGCTCAAATTATACAACAAGGCCCAGATTAAGTTTTGTTTTATGATGTTTTGGCTAGTTTTGGCCACACGTATGGCATGACTGATAGGCGTTAAACTTTGCCCCAAAATAATGAAATCAGAAGCTGCATGCGCTAAGTCAGCACCTTGTTTTAAGCTGAACGAAACGGCAGCTCTGGCCAACACAGGCGCATCATTCACTCCATCTCCCACCATCGCAACAGGTCCTTCAGTTTCAACAATGATTTGTTCTTTTTGTGGTGCTGTTAACCCACCTTGATACTGCTTTATGTTCAAGCTTAATGCACATTGTTTGACGGCATCAGAATTGTCTCCACTGATGATATTGGTAACACATCCTTGCTGCTCTAACTGTTGACACAAAGCCACTGCACCCGGTCTGAGCTTACTGCTCAATTCAAAAACTGACAATAATTGGGTTTCAGTGGACAAATAGACCAAGGTATTTCCATGACTGTTTTCTACTTTGGGTAAAAGAACACCCATCTGCTCTAACCATTGGGCACTGCCCAAAAAGTATTCAATCCCATCATATGTACCTGAAACCCCTTGTCCTGGGTGGTTCTTAACCAGCACCTGGTCTGATGAAGGGTCTTGCTCTGCCCCTAATATCAATGGAAAAGCCGTGGCTATGGGGTGATTACTGGCTTGCTGCAAATAGGCCGTGATGTGCTGCAAATCAACTTTGTTTTGAGTGCTCCGCCTGAAGTCATGCGTTTTAACCACCGCCAACTCACTCGAAGTCAATGTACCCGTTTTATCAAAATACCAATGTTTAATTTTTGACAAGTCAGCAATCGCTTCTGTTTTATGAATCAACAGGCCATGTTTAATCAAATTCATACCAGCAGCGGTCAACGCGGTTGGCGTCGCTAATGACAAGGCACAAGGACAGGTAGCAATCAAAACCGCCATCAAAGCCGTCATTGCCATACCCGTATCAAGCCACCAATGTGCAACACAAGTCACCACAGCTAAAACAAGTACCACGGCAACAAAATAACTGGCAATGTGATCTACCAACTGCAATTGTTTCGGCTTTTGGCTTTGAGCTTCAGCCATCATGTCAGCCATTTGTGACAATAAACTGTCTTCGTTATTTTGGGTCACTTGGCATTTAAATTCGCCTTTGATCACCTGTGCGCCAGCATAGACTCGCTGACCCATTATCTTTTCTACAGGCCGTGCCTCACCCGTTAAGATGGCTTCATTGCATTGACCATGACCGGCCAATATCACTCCATCTGCTGCCAATGTATCACCTGCTTTAACCACCAACAAATCACCTTTTTTAATTCGCCTTAATGGCACATCTTCTAGGTCACCATTGGCTAATTCACGGACGGCACTGACAGGTACCAATGCGGTCAGTGCATTCCTGGCATTCAAACTTTGTTGTTTAATTCGTTGTTCTACATGGCGGCCAACCAACAGAAAAAAGACAAACATGCTCAAGGAATCAAAATACACATGACCTTGTCCTTTGAAGCTTAAATATACACTGGCAAAATATGCCAAAGATATCGACAACGCCACCGGTACATCCATGCCCAAATGTTTGTTTTTGAAATCCCTGAGGGCGTTTTTGACAAAACTTTTTCCAGCATAAAAATACACCACGGTTGCCACAACCATGCTGAGCATCAAAAAAAACCTGCGCATCAATGGCGCTTCAACAAGCAATGTTTCAGAGTACAGCGGTACAGACAAGGTCATAATGAACATCATGCCCAAACCGGCAACAATAATTTCTTTCAGTTGTTGTTTTCTGCTTTTGCTGACCTGATCTTCTACATTCAACTGTAATGGCCGATAGCCCAGTTTAGCTATTGTTTGATATAACTGGCTTAATTTAACCCTTGATGGAATATAGTCAACCTGTACAGATTGGGCAACAGTATCAATCTGAACGCGATGCACACCCGGCACTTGATTCAATACTTTGTTAATCAACCATGCACATGCGCTGCAGTACATCCCATCTATTTTAATTCGAGTTCGAACCAACCCATCAGGTCTTGGTTGAGTGAATTGTGAATCCACCAAATCCATCGCTTCATAATCATTGCTCAACTCTTGGACTTGTTCGTGTGGCTTTTTATCTTGTCTGAATTGATAAAAATCTTGATGATGATTGTCATGTAAAAATTGTGCAACAGCCCGGCACCCATGACAACAAACTGCTTGATTTACACCTGATATTTTAACCGTCAGCCGCTTTCCATGCGGTAGTGACTCTCCACAATGAAAGCACAGTGCTTCATTCACCTTCTTTTTTGTCCATCTGAAAACGGTTTTGTTTTACTATGACAGTCGGTGCATTTTCGGTGGCGATATACACCGTAAATAAACTGGCCACCACTGCAGAAGCGGGTAAAGCAATCATGAACCAAACCCAAGGGTATCGATACCATGCTTTACTTTGATTGGTGCTTTGACTTTGTTTTTGGTTGCTCTGATTCATGGCATTACCTGTTATTTGTTGTAACCAAAATATTTGATTGATTTGCTGTTGTCTTTGTCAGGATTCAACGAATCATTGACTCGAAGTTCAATATTATGAATGCGTTGGTTTGCGGCTTTTTTAGGCGCCCTGATTTTGATAGGAATGGCAATCAGCTCACCTGGACCTGCTTTAAACATGGTGTCGTCAACATCAGACACCACTTCCAAACCATCAAGTCCTGTTGCGCTTAATTCATAAGCAGCAGGGGTTGTTCCTTTGTTCATGACCTTTAATGTATATACGTTCTCAATTGTGTTCAAATCAACCACACGATAAAAAGTGTTTCTGTCATGCAAAACATTCAACTCAATCTCATTGCGGTTAATGAAGCTCACTGTAAAACCTGTCACCAAAGCCAATAAAATGCCTGCATAAACAAATATTCTTGGACGCAGAATTTTACTTTCTCCACCTTGTAAACTATTTTCCGTGGTGTAACGAATCAAGCCTTTTGGCATGCCTGACTTCTCCATCACTTCATCACACGCATCTACACAAGCGGCGCAGGCAATGCATTCATATTGCAAGCCATCCCGAATATCAATTCCCGTTGGGCAAACCTGAACACAAAGTGTGCAATCAATACAATCACCTGGGTTACTTTCTTCCCTGCGTTTTTTACCTCGCATTCTCGGTTCACCACGTTTTTCATCATAAGATATGATTAAAGTGTTGTGGTCGAACATCGCACTTTGAAAACGCGCATAAGGGCACATGTACAGACACACCTGTTCACGTAAATAGCCTGCATTCCCATAGGTGGCTAAACCATAAAAAAACAACCAAAACGTTTCCCACGGACCCAAGGTCCATTGCCATACATGCTCGGCCAAAACTTTAATGGGCGTAAAAAACCCAACAAATGTAAAACCTGTCCACAAAGCAAAAGTAATCCAAAGAAACTGTTTGCTGAATTTCTTCTTGAATTTGGTTACTGTCCAAGGTGCTTTATCCAACTTCAATCGCTGGTTTCGGTTACCTTCGGTTATTTGCTCTAACCACACAAACACTTCTGTCCAAACGGTTTGTGGACAAGCATAACCACACCACAGCCTCCCACCCAAAGCAGTAAAAAAGAACAAAGCAAATGCCGCCATGATTAACAGCAGTGCAAGAAATATAAAATCCTGAGGCCACAAAGTCAGGCCAAACAAATGAAAACGGCGATTAGGCAAGTCAAACAAAATGGCCTGCTGGTCACCCCAGTCTAACCATGGTAATAAATAAAAAAGGCCTAAAAGAACAAACACCGCCCACTTCCTGAGTGTTTGGAAACGACCTTTGATTTCTCTTGGGTGAATTTTTTCGTGGGCTTTATATAACTTCAGCTCTATGGCTTCGGTGTTTTCCGACTTTTTGCTATTGCCCGCTGTATCTTTGTGTGACATAAGGCCTCACCTTTCGCCTGGTTTTTTTGCCAATTGTGTACGTGGTAGCGCCATCACAATACCAATGACATAACCTGAAATAAAAGAAAAACCCCAGAAGAACACGAAACCCAATGCATAACCTTGCCAGTGATTCAGTTCCATATGCCAACTTGAAAGTTGACCTAAATAGACTGGATCAAATAAAGCAAAAAACACCATGGTTTGCATTGCGGCGGCCAAAAAAGACACCCAAACAACAGTGGCCAAGCGACGGATAAAAATCCTTTTTATCTGTCGCTGGTTAAAGTTTCTATTTTTTACAACGGGTTGTGTGGGCATATTTATTCTTATAGTAAATGATTTTAGAACGGTTATTTTTTACTCAAAGAGTAAACATAGGCCGCAACCAATTTCACTCGATTTTCATCCAAAATATCAGCATGTGCTGGCATTTGACCATTCAAACCTTCATACATCGCCGTTTCTATGATGTCTGAAGATCCATGTAACCAAACATCATCTGTTAAATTCGGTGCACCAAACATCGCATTGCCTTTGCCTTCAGGCCCATGGCACGCGGCACAAAACATGGCAAATTTACCTTGTCCTTCAGTCACCAAAGCGGCATCTTGACCTTCTGATGATAAACTGCGTACATAAGCTGCAACCTGTTTAACACCTTCATCACCCAAGGCAGGACCTAAGGCCGGCATGATACCATTTCTGCCTTGTTTAACCGAAGTCAACACTTGCTCAAATTCACCGCCCCAATTCCAATCTTTATCTGCTAAGTTAGGAAAACCTGTGGCACCCTGTGCATCAGAACCATGACACAATGCACAGTTATTGGCAAAAATTCTACTACCAATCAACATCGCATTTTTATCTTTAATCATTTCATCAATTGGCTTATCAATAAACCCTGCAAATGATTTATTCCGTGCATCCGTTACTTTTTTATAATTAGCCTCAAACTGGTTATGCTGCGTCCAGTCCAAGGACCCTTTGTAATTTCCTAGTCCTGGATAAGCATATAGATAAGCCGCAGCAAATATTATCGTGCCAACAAACAACCATAACCACCAGCGCGGCATTGGGCTGTCGAGTTCCACAATACCATCCCACTCATGACCTGTGGTATTGGCATCATTTTTAGGAACTTTTTTCTTAGAAGTTGCAAATAACAACCACAAATAAGCCACCATGTGTAAGACCACAATGATGATGACTGTCCAGTGCCAAAAATTACTCATGATTTACCTCACCTTTATCTGGGCGATCTTCCTTTAATGGCATAGCAGCCATGTCTTCGAATGTTGATTTGTTACTCTTGCTGTAAGCCCAAGCCACAATGGCTAAAAAGACAATCAGCAAAAGGGCTGTATATAAACCGCTGATCATTGGTAACTCCTGGGTACCGCTGTACCTAAGTTTTGTAAATAAGCCACCAACGCCTGTAATTCAGTTTTGTCTTTGATCATGTCCGCCGCGGCGGCAATCTCTTCATCACTGTACGGATGACCTAAACCTTTCAATACTTTCATACTGGCAACTGTTTCTTCCACATCAATCGGCGTTTCTGCCAACCATGGGTATCCAGGCATATTAGATGTGGGCACAACAGTACGTGGGTCTATTAAGTGAATTTCATGCCATTCATCAGAATAACGGCCACCTACACGTGCCAAATCAGGACCTGTACGTTTTGAGCCCCATTGAAATGGACGGTCATAAACAGACTCACCTGCCAATGAATAATGACCATATCGTAGGGTTTCATCGACAAACGGCCTGATTTGTTGTGAATGACAACCATAACAGCCTTCAGACACATAAATATTTTGTCCCGCTAACTCCAAAGCATTTCGTGGCTTCATACCTTCAACAGGCTCCACCACACTGGCTTGAGTCATCAACGGCACAATTTCAATGATGCCTGCAAAACTGATAACAATGGCCACCAAAACGCCCATCAGACCAATATTTTTTTCTATTTTTTCGTGGTTAATCATGCTGATGCTCCTTTAGTCTTGCCTTTAATGGTCATCATAACGTTATATACTTGAATACAAGCACCTGCCAAAAACATCAAACCACCCATAAACCGAATGGCATAATAGGGGTATGTTGCTTCAATACTTTCAACATGCGAATAAACCAGAGATCCATTGGCATCCACTTCACGCCACATCAAACCTTGCATTACGCCCGCAATCCACATTGAAGCGATATACAACACAATACCTAAGGTAGCTACCCAAAAATGCACATTGATTAACTCAGTTGAATACATTTTTTCTTTTTTCCACAACAACGGTACCAATGTATATATTGAAGCCATGGTCATCAATGCCACCCAACCCAAGGCACCAGAATGTACGTGACCAATGGTCCAATCAGTGTAGTGAGACAACGCGTTCACAGTTTTGATAGACATCATCGGCCCTTCGAAAGTACTCATACCATAAAAAGACAAAGCCACAATCATCATTTTAATGATGGGATCTGAGCGCAATTTATCCCAAGCACCTGATAAAGTCATCATGCCGTTGATCATGCCACCCCAAGAAGGTGCTAACAAGACCAAAGAAAATACCATACCCAGAGACTGTGCCCAATCGGGTAAAGAGGTGTATTGCAAGTGATGAGGACCAGCCCACATATATGTAGAAACCAAAGCCCAGAAATGCACGATAGACAAACGGTAAGAATACACTGGGCGTCCTGCTTGTTTAGGAACGAAATAATACATCATGCCCAAAAAGCCTGCCGTCAAGAAAAAGCCCACGGCATTGTGTCCATACCACCATTGTGTCAAAGCATCCACAGCACCAGAATAAATAGGGTAAGATAAATGCCAATTCACTGGGATGGCTAAATTGTTGACAATATGTAAAACCGCAATGGTAATGATGAAGGCGGAATAGAACCAGTTAGCCACATAAATATGTTTTTCTTTGCGGCGTGCAATGGTGCCAAAAAATACGATGGCATACATCACCCAAACTACA
Proteins encoded in this window:
- the ccoN gene encoding cytochrome-c oxidase, cbb3-type subunit I, with product MSIYNDKVVKQFTIATLMWGIVGMLVGVLIAAQLTWPALNFDIPWLTYSRLRPLHTNAVIFAFGGNALLGTSLYVAQRTCAVGLFSDKLAAWTFWGYQSVIVGAVLTLPFGFTQSKEYAELIWPLDVLLTVVWVMYAIVFFGTIARRKEKHIYVANWFYSAFIITIAVLHIVNNLAIPVNWHLSYPIYSGAVDALTQWWYGHNAVGFFLTAGFLGMMYYFVPKQAGRPVYSYRLSIVHFWALVSTYMWAGPHHLQYTSLPDWAQSLGMVFSLVLLAPSWGGMINGMMTLSGAWDKLRSDPIIKMMIVALSFYGMSTFEGPMMSIKTVNALSHYTDWTIGHVHSGALGWVALMTMASIYTLVPLLWKKEKMYSTELINVHFWVATLGIVLYIASMWIAGVMQGLMWREVDANGSLVYSHVESIEATYPYYAIRFMGGLMFLAGACIQVYNVMMTIKGKTKGASA